The genome window TTGCCAGAACCAATCTGAAACAAAATTagcattcatcatgatcaacctatcgccgacccactactgagtatggTCTccactcctctcagagtgagaagggtttaggttaggttagctaGTATGCCACACTGGCCCCCGATTGCCAgacaaaataaacattattgACTCCATATTTGTCAAATCAAAATAGGTATCattgtacatttttagggttccgtacctcaaaaggaaaaacggaaacccttataggatcacttcattgtctgtctgtctgtccataagaaaacctatagggtacttcccattgatctAGATtcatgaaaggtaggtaggtaggtaggtcttaaagaaCAAGTAAACAGTAACCTCGCcatcctcttctaacctaacTCATCTGAGTCGGAGTGCctccggtcgacgagaagagaccacccactatggtggggggtctcatcccctaatctataaattaaaaactagccTCCTATGCTCTCtttatactttactagctgatgcccgcgacttcgtttgcatagatttacgtttttaaaattcccgtgggaactctgattttccgggataaaaagtatcctatgtcactttccaggcttttaactatactcatgcaaaaaatcacgtcgatccattgctccgtttcgacgtgattgaagaacaaaccaacaaaccaacaaacaaacacactttcgcattcataataaggcTACTGATTCATGTAAGCTACAATTGACGTCACGCCAAAAGGTAGGTAAGGTAGATCTTGAACTTGCGCAGCGGGTGATATATCGATCTACATGTTTGGCGTCTCATTAAAAGGCCTCTGAACTTGTACCTGCTCAGTGGGCGATTTTTCGATATATGGCTAGAGCAACCCACCTAAACTTATCACCAAGCTCCATAGGATATATCCACGAGTTTATATCCAATATTAGATCCATTTTGAAAGACTCCGATTCACAATGCAGTCTGCTGACACGGTCGAACTTCTTTCCTTCTGGATCCATGTCTTTTACATTAAATATATCCTCGAATAACACTCCCGCCATTGTGGTAACAAGCACCAAGTTTAAAGTTATCtaacttattatatttattaagttttattgtaataatattatatcgtaaatcgtactaaaaataataacaataaacatGCCGCTTTTGAGTGGACCACCGGTGGACCGTGGAcgtcacagaccaataacatataggatagtGGACGTCAGACCACAGTTGCGTCACAGTGACATTTTTGACAAATTAcgccaccgaccagaaataaaagatttacGCCATGGATAATATTTACACTCCATAAAGTAGGTATGCTAGGAAAACTTTTTAGAAATACAAAGTAGGGTTTtactttgtatttttaaaaagttttcttatcttacttataattttgttgtgatattagtgaaaaatgtgaaaaatattCTCAAACAGATTAAATCTACTAATTTTGTTGTTCAAATAAAGCCCGCCCGCGTTTATCCTATACCTACAGTCCTTGTAAAAGCTACCACAGACCAGTAATCCAATACCGAATACCGATTGAaaaatgggcaaataggtaggtacctacctactaaaactaAACCAAGTCCGCCAAAGTGACTTTGTATAGCACAGAATATCGATTCATAATCTATCATAATCgttttcagtttttattttcatcGCTAATATGGATAAGCTCATTTCGCTGttctgtcaagtgtcaacgcaaaaaaaaattaaaactaacctCTTTCTGTAGATACCTACCTCTTGTTTCACACGTGTTGGTTTACAAACATTAAAATTCGTTATTAATTTACAAGTTAATTATAATACGCCGTGTATAGAACATTCAGTGCAGTGTACGAATTTAAATTCAAGCAAAAAACATGACGGACGTGCTACCGTCGAATACCGAAGTGTTTAcagagaagaagaaaaagaaaaataaagatgCGGTGACGCTGGGCGCGTTCCAGAAGCTAGGGGACTTCAAGATCGAGCCTTCCGAGAGCGTTACGAAGTTGGATACCGCTTACTGGCCTTTATTGTTGAAGAATTTCGATAGGCTCAATGTGCGCACTAACCATTACACGCCGCTGCCTTTTGGCAGTTCGCCGCTAAAACGCTCGATTTCTGAATACGTTAAATCCGGTTTCATCAACGTCGATAAACCTAGTAACCCGAGCTCCCACGAAGTCGTTTCATGGATAAAAAGAATTCTAAAAGTCGAGAAGACCGGCCATTCTGGAACCTTGGACCCTAAGGTGACCGGATGCTTGATTGTGTGCATAGACCGAGCTACGCGGCTGGTTAAGTCCCAACAGAACGCTGGTAAGGAGtaataatcattatcatcatgatcaacccatcgccggctcactacagagcacgggtctcctctcagagtgttttggccatagtttaccactttggccatgtgcagattggtagactgcacacacctttgagaacatggagaactctcaggcatgcaggtttttcttcacgatgttttcctacaccgttaaagcacttgctttattgatatttaattacttaaaacgcacgtaactatgaaaagtcagaggtgcgtgcctaggatcgaacccctgacctctgattagaaggcggacgtcctaagtcCTCACaggagtaataataataattaagctttTTATTTCCATCTTAACATGTTTACAACTTCATGTGGTTACttatttgaaaatgttacaaactTCATACTGTTAGTTGttttagtaaatatttattaaaaagttagtgttagtttgttagtttttgATGGATCCCAACATCTGGGTGAAAGCCTCCTCCATTTCTTTCCACTTTTTCCTATTTTGGGCAGCATACATCCAATCTCTTCCAGCCACTTCTATAATGTTCTATTTCTAATCTTTTCATTCTAGGTAAGGAGTACGTAGCTATTTTCAACTTGCATTCTGCTGTTGAAAACATCAAGAAAGTCACTCAAGGGTTAGAGAAGCTGCGCGGTGCTCTGTTCCAGCGTCCTCCACTGATATCTGCGGTGAAACGTCAGCTTCGCGTCCGCACGGTGTACGACAGTAAACTACTTGATTATGACCAAGAACGTAACATCGGTATCTTCTGGGTCAGTTGCGAAGCTGGTTCCTATATACGTACCATGTGCGTCCATTTAGGATTGATGCTTGGAGTCGGTGGACAGATGATAGAGCTGCGACGAGTACGATCCGGCATCTCAGGTGAGAAGGAAGGTATGGTGACTATGCATGATATTTTAGATGCCCAATGGGCATATGAAAATCACAAGGATGAAACCTATCTACGTAGAGTTGTCAAACCATTAGAAGGTTTACTGATCGCTCATAAGAGGATTTTCATTAAAGACAGCGCTATTAACGCAGTTTGTTATGGCGCAAAGGTACTTTTACCTGGTATTTTAAGATATGAAGATGGCATAGAAATCGATCAAGAGATTGTCATAGTCACAGCGAAAGGGGAAGCTGTAGCATTAGCTATAGCGCTTATGACAACATCGACTATGGCGTGCTGCGACCATGGTGTTGCGGCGAAACTAAAAAGAGTTATCATGGAAAGGGACACCTATCCTCGCAAATGGGGGCTAGGACCCAAGGCGTCTCACAAGAAGATGCTCATTCAACAAGGGAAGCTGGATAAGTTCGGTAAACCCAATGAGAATACTCCGAAGGAATGGTTGAACAGTTACGTTGAATATAAAGGTCAGAAAAAGACAGAAAACGGAGAGGGCACAGCAGAAGAAGGCGGCAGGAAAAGGACAGCAAGCACAGCGAATGCAGAAGACCCTAACAACTCTGTAGAAGCAAAAtcagagaagaagaagaaaaaaaagaagcGTGATACCGAAGCAGAAGCGGACACAACAGTAGAACCAGAGCCAGTAGCAGAATCATCAGAAGCAAACGCAGATGACTCTGTACGTAaagagaagaaaaagaagaagaagaaggacaAACaacaagaaaaagaaaaagaagaagaatgaATATAGAAGTAAATCTTGTACATAATCTAAACATCATATAAATGTGAACTAAAGTTTATACTTATGTGTATTGGtattgattctgagcacaacaaaattttagagtattcgcatcctcttcttcgtaatgtaatatgaaaaggacagaaagTCTCATGACTTTAGCTGTCAGTCTCGAGCCATTGTTTATTGTAGTGtccactaaaattttgagtctttaaatgtaaaattcatgttccatccatttttaacaatattaaaagaaaaagatgcagatactctaaatttagtttagagaaacaCAACAGAATCGGCACCATTGGCTTAATCAGACAGTAAATATTGCAACATTCAAGACAACATTTATATTATCTAATCAAAATttacattatgtacctacctattatgtactttttccgtgtgaaattaggtttttgtaaatcccatgggagctctTTCGGGACCATAAGTTTATTGGGATTGAAGCTATCCCAGCAAAACAGTAagcttaagtaaaaaaaatattttttatgtttataaattttaattttttattctacGATTTTTTCTTACTACTTCACCTTAGACTTCtgttttcaattcaattttgtttttatggtACCATAtggtcatcatcaaccgatagacgtccactgctggacataggtagggCCACGGTCTTgccagtggcgtagctaccttGGGTGGCACCCGGTGCGGAAGTTGGTGGTGTCACCCCATCGAAAGTAAAAAGCAataaatttttaaccgacttccaaaacggaggtggttctcaattcggcccgtttttttttgtttaatgtatgttcactgattttttcgaggtttctggaccgatttgctacatttttgttttgattgacAGGGGCTGTTTCCGTGgtagtcccataaaaaattctagatccaactcctcaatcctgatgctgcagggttactgcccgcctaagttatcaagattcaggaagtgttcatagtgaattaacgTTGTAGGTACTAAGCAACGACCTTATGCTTGGACTCCAAATCCCAACTCCTCAAAGTTGAGAGACCAGGTGGGTGTCACCCCAAAAAAGGTGACACCCGGTGCGGCCCGCCCTCGCCGCCCCTCCTTAGCTACGCCAGTGGGTCTTGCGCCTCCGCCATCCAGcatc of Maniola hyperantus chromosome 26, iAphHyp1.2, whole genome shotgun sequence contains these proteins:
- the Nop60B gene encoding H/ACA ribonucleoprotein complex subunit 4; the protein is MTDVLPSNTEVFTEKKKKKNKDAVTLGAFQKLGDFKIEPSESVTKLDTAYWPLLLKNFDRLNVRTNHYTPLPFGSSPLKRSISEYVKSGFINVDKPSNPSSHEVVSWIKRILKVEKTGHSGTLDPKVTGCLIVCIDRATRLVKSQQNAGKEYVAIFNLHSAVENIKKVTQGLEKLRGALFQRPPLISAVKRQLRVRTVYDSKLLDYDQERNIGIFWVSCEAGSYIRTMCVHLGLMLGVGGQMIELRRVRSGISGEKEGMVTMHDILDAQWAYENHKDETYLRRVVKPLEGLLIAHKRIFIKDSAINAVCYGAKVLLPGILRYEDGIEIDQEIVIVTAKGEAVALAIALMTTSTMACCDHGVAAKLKRVIMERDTYPRKWGLGPKASHKKMLIQQGKLDKFGKPNENTPKEWLNSYVEYKGQKKTENGEGTAEEGGRKRTASTANAEDPNNSVEAKSEKKKKKKKRDTEAEADTTVEPEPVAESSEANADDSVRKEKKKKKKKDKQQEKEKEEE